A portion of the Calothrix sp. 336/3 genome contains these proteins:
- a CDS encoding cytochrome P450 — protein MNLPQGPKLPAWWLRMQFTADPLRFLDQMNQRYGDTFTIMSESTPLIFVGNPQGMKQVFTNTTEIIASGELNAESAPLVGQNGLLLLDGIRHRSRRKLLMSPLHGNKIRAYGQQICDVTEKVMNQLPLGKSFLAYPTMQKITLEVILNTLFGLYTGDRYEQLKHLLNNLMNYARSPFVEIPLSFPFLQQDLGRWSPWGYFRYLWRQFDKLIYAEISDRRQQPNPDANDVLSELIFARNETGELLTNEEIRDLFPSLLFGGRDASATAITWALYWLHREPQVREKLRQEINNLGESPNPMSIVELPYLNAVCNEILRIYPTQFVTFPRIVESATNFMGYNLSPETIIIGCIYLTHQNPELYPQPQQFRPERFLEKQYSPYEFMPFGGGARRCPGEALAMFEMKLVLAKIISRYQLSLTHTQREKPQTQGANYPPASKLQMVLSNIQQHQQSPQEAVHF, from the coding sequence ATGAATCTTCCTCAAGGCCCAAAACTCCCAGCTTGGTGGCTGAGAATGCAATTTACAGCCGATCCTCTGCGCTTTCTCGATCAAATGAATCAACGTTATGGTGATACTTTCACCATTATGTCTGAATCTACACCCTTAATCTTTGTCGGTAATCCCCAGGGGATGAAGCAGGTTTTCACCAATACAACGGAAATCATCGCCTCTGGAGAGTTGAACGCCGAATCAGCCCCATTGGTGGGACAAAACGGACTACTTCTGCTCGATGGTATACGCCATAGATCCAGACGCAAACTACTGATGTCTCCTTTGCACGGTAACAAGATAAGAGCCTACGGACAGCAAATTTGTGATGTCACCGAAAAAGTCATGAATCAGCTACCCCTTGGCAAATCTTTTTTAGCCTATCCCACCATGCAAAAGATTACTCTAGAGGTAATTTTAAATACTTTATTTGGCTTATATACAGGCGATCGCTACGAGCAACTTAAACACCTGCTAAATAATCTCATGAACTATGCGCGATCGCCCTTTGTCGAAATCCCCCTATCCTTCCCCTTTTTACAACAAGACTTAGGGCGGTGGAGTCCTTGGGGTTACTTTCGTTATCTGTGGCGACAATTTGACAAACTGATTTACGCGGAAATTAGCGATCGCCGTCAGCAACCAAACCCCGATGCTAATGATGTTCTCTCCGAGTTAATATTTGCCCGTAACGAAACAGGCGAATTATTAACAAATGAAGAAATACGCGATTTATTTCCTTCATTATTATTCGGTGGTCGAGATGCTTCCGCAACAGCCATCACTTGGGCATTATACTGGCTTCATCGTGAGCCACAAGTCCGCGAAAAATTGCGCCAAGAAATCAATAACTTGGGTGAATCTCCCAACCCCATGAGCATTGTTGAACTCCCTTATCTCAATGCTGTCTGTAATGAAATCTTGCGGATTTATCCCACTCAATTCGTCACATTTCCCAGGATAGTAGAATCAGCAACTAATTTCATGGGCTATAACTTGAGTCCAGAAACAATCATCATCGGCTGTATATATTTAACACATCAAAACCCAGAATTATATCCACAACCACAGCAATTTCGACCAGAACGTTTTCTAGAAAAACAATACTCTCCCTACGAATTTATGCCTTTTGGTGGCGGTGCTAGGCGTTGTCCTGGGGAAGCTTTAGCTATGTTTGAAATGAAACTAGTATTAGCAAAAATCATTTCTCGTTATCAATTATCCCTAACCCATACACAACGAGAAAAACCCCAAACCCAAGGTGCAAACTATCCCCCAGCCAGTAAATTACAGATGGTATTATCCAACATTCAGCAACATCAACAATCACCACAAGAAGCTGTGCATTTTTAG
- a CDS encoding endonuclease/exonuclease/phosphatase family protein yields the protein MIQKVTLILATTTILSLGLFSLASYQAWSWPLELIAHFRYQYFILSLITSCILFLLCKKRYLQNRMILIIALLIFGLNAIDIIPWYLPHSQKNNVNTVEKIRVLSFNINPQNTHLQKITNFVKNAQPDVALLIEVSQDIGNSLNSQLKKSLPYYFRSTGGGLVILSRLPIKDIKGDNFSGQGNHNLIATLDVNGQDVKFIGTHPLVPIKRSTFDRRNLQLNALSNYISTLNQPLIVAGDFNLTPWSPYYRQFIRRTKLHNTSLGFGLLPSWPRATTYNKFTQWITPLLNIPIDHCFVNQYLQVANIYTGNNYNSDHAPIVVDLVLRS from the coding sequence ATGATTCAAAAAGTTACTTTGATATTGGCAACAACTACAATATTATCTTTAGGCTTATTCTCCTTAGCATCATATCAAGCTTGGAGTTGGCCTTTAGAGCTAATAGCACATTTCCGTTACCAGTATTTTATTTTATCTTTGATAACTAGCTGTATTTTATTTTTACTGTGTAAAAAAAGATATCTCCAAAATCGGATGATATTAATAATTGCTTTATTGATTTTTGGTTTAAATGCAATTGATATTATTCCCTGGTATTTACCTCATTCACAAAAAAACAATGTCAACACGGTTGAAAAGATAAGAGTTTTATCTTTTAATATTAATCCTCAGAATACCCACCTGCAAAAAATTACTAATTTTGTCAAAAATGCCCAGCCTGATGTAGCTTTACTTATTGAAGTTAGTCAAGATATAGGTAATAGCTTAAATTCTCAACTAAAAAAATCTCTGCCTTATTATTTTAGAAGTACTGGTGGTGGCTTAGTGATTTTAAGTCGCTTACCAATTAAAGATATCAAGGGAGATAATTTTTCTGGTCAAGGAAACCATAATCTAATTGCAACTTTAGACGTTAATGGGCAAGATGTTAAGTTTATCGGAACCCATCCTTTAGTACCAATTAAACGCAGTACTTTTGACAGGCGGAATCTTCAGCTAAATGCTTTAAGTAATTATATTTCAACATTGAATCAGCCATTAATTGTAGCCGGTGATTTTAATTTAACACCTTGGTCACCCTATTATCGGCAATTTATTCGTAGAACTAAATTACATAATACTAGTCTAGGGTTTGGTCTATTACCAAGTTGGCCGCGAGCAACAACTTACAATAAATTTACACAATGGATAACTCCTCTCTTAAATATTCCTATAGACCATTGTTTTGTTAATCAATATTTACAAGTAGCTAATATATATACAGGAAACAATTACAATTCTGACCATGCACCAATAGTTGTAGATTTGGTATTACGTTCATGA
- a CDS encoding SDR family oxidoreductase: MNQKNKGTVVITGASTGVGKATALLLDKQGYQVFAGVRQTKDAELLKLNSSGNLTPVILDVTKIEQIKSAAEIVASSIGEKGLFGLVNNAGILVDGPLECLDIDELRWQFEVNVIGQVAVTQAFLPMIRQAKGRIINIGSVSGKISSPFFSALCASKFALEALNDSLRMELHPWGIEVILIEPGSIASTAPDKVEASLNKKLANMSPTARAMYGDIYKFSLEQLIKSNRLGVPPEEVANVIQTALEVKKPKTRYFVSKEKLMLDFLMLLAKILPDRVCDAIQLQELELKN, encoded by the coding sequence ATGAATCAAAAAAATAAAGGTACGGTAGTGATTACAGGAGCATCTACAGGAGTTGGGAAAGCAACTGCGCTTTTATTAGATAAACAAGGCTATCAAGTATTTGCAGGAGTTCGTCAAACAAAAGATGCTGAATTGCTCAAGTTAAATTCATCTGGTAATTTAACACCAGTAATTCTTGATGTCACCAAAATAGAACAGATTAAATCTGCCGCAGAAATTGTGGCATCATCTATTGGAGAAAAAGGATTATTTGGATTAGTAAATAATGCCGGTATATTAGTCGATGGACCATTAGAATGTTTAGACATTGATGAACTAAGATGGCAATTTGAAGTCAATGTCATTGGACAAGTAGCTGTTACCCAAGCCTTTTTACCAATGATTCGCCAAGCCAAGGGCAGGATTATTAATATTGGCTCGGTTTCTGGCAAAATCTCGTCACCATTTTTTTCAGCTTTGTGTGCTTCTAAATTTGCCTTAGAAGCATTAAACGATTCTTTAAGAATGGAATTGCATCCTTGGGGAATTGAAGTAATTTTAATTGAACCTGGCTCAATTGCTTCCACAGCACCAGACAAAGTAGAAGCAAGTTTAAACAAAAAATTAGCTAATATGTCGCCTACAGCCAGAGCTATGTACGGTGATATTTACAAGTTTTCCTTAGAGCAGTTAATCAAATCGAATCGCCTGGGAGTACCACCGGAAGAAGTTGCAAATGTGATTCAAACAGCCTTAGAAGTAAAGAAACCGAAAACTCGCTATTTCGTATCTAAAGAAAAACTGATGCTAGATTTTCTCATGTTGTTAGCGAAGATTCTCCCAGACAGGGTTTGTGATGCTATTCAACTCCAAGAATTGGAATTAAAAAATTAG
- a CDS encoding MATE family efflux transporter: MTTETQSPVTHEILNGNLITLMIKFTIPGILGMLLLGFNSFLDALFAGQLIGETALAAISLAVPLTSLVIGCAHLVGVGSASVLSRAIGSEDTKTKSRIFGTLVILSVIIAFFITLLGYFFSDKLIAFMGGSGEVAAAGAEYFRIYTSGSVFYILAVASSQLIKSEGKIRLAMIFAGIFAILDAILNPIFISVFHWGIAGVASSTVVSMLVYSLLNISYFLSNKSSIPVNPKNLTLAIDLLPAILSVGLTALLMEIISLVEQSVIYKSIAEYGTDHDIAVAGATLRIYALAFIPVEGFVQALQPIIGINYGAKNYHRLKQAYFTFCIGTTLFLGLIWLPLQLFPSTFLSILLPSVAFSADDLFNFKIVSLLLLILPLGYCSVTFFQSIGNGKAAGLLILAKTLFFLVPLVLVLSAYLGVRGVYYGMLLTDLLVVIISLLITWLEFKKMVVKHT; encoded by the coding sequence ATGACAACAGAAACACAATCACCAGTTACCCATGAAATACTCAATGGTAATCTAATTACATTGATGATAAAATTTACCATTCCTGGCATTTTAGGAATGTTATTGCTTGGCTTTAATAGCTTCTTAGATGCCTTATTTGCCGGACAACTAATTGGTGAAACAGCATTAGCCGCCATATCTTTAGCCGTACCACTTACTTCCCTAGTGATTGGTTGCGCTCATTTAGTAGGAGTAGGTTCTGCGTCAGTTCTCAGTCGGGCGATTGGTTCAGAAGATACCAAAACTAAGTCTAGAATTTTTGGCACTTTAGTAATTTTGAGCGTGATTATTGCTTTTTTTATCACCCTTTTAGGTTACTTTTTTAGTGATAAATTAATTGCCTTTATGGGCGGTAGTGGCGAAGTAGCCGCAGCAGGTGCAGAGTATTTTAGAATCTACACATCAGGTTCAGTATTTTATATTTTAGCAGTTGCTTCCAGTCAGTTGATTAAATCCGAAGGCAAGATTCGCCTCGCCATGATTTTCGCCGGAATATTTGCTATTCTTGACGCTATTTTAAATCCTATATTTATTAGTGTTTTTCACTGGGGTATTGCAGGAGTTGCTTCTTCTACAGTTGTTTCTATGTTGGTTTATAGCCTTTTAAATATTAGCTATTTTCTGTCTAATAAAAGTTCTATTCCGGTTAATCCTAAAAATTTAACTTTAGCAATAGATTTACTACCAGCAATTTTATCCGTAGGATTAACCGCCCTATTAATGGAAATTATTAGCTTAGTAGAACAGTCTGTAATTTATAAATCTATTGCTGAATATGGCACTGATCACGATATTGCAGTTGCCGGGGCAACTTTGAGAATATATGCTTTAGCATTTATTCCCGTAGAAGGGTTTGTACAAGCCCTACAACCTATAATTGGCATAAATTACGGAGCCAAAAATTATCACCGCCTCAAGCAGGCTTATTTCACATTTTGCATTGGTACAACATTATTCTTAGGATTAATTTGGCTGCCTTTACAATTATTTCCATCTACATTTCTCAGCATATTGTTGCCATCCGTAGCATTTAGTGCTGATGATTTATTTAATTTTAAAATTGTCAGTTTATTACTCTTAATTTTACCTTTAGGCTATTGTAGTGTAACTTTTTTCCAATCTATCGGCAATGGTAAAGCCGCAGGGTTACTAATTTTAGCTAAAACTCTTTTCTTTCTCGTTCCATTGGTATTAGTATTGTCGGCATATTTAGGTGTAAGAGGTGTATATTATGGAATGTTATTAACAGATTTATTGGTGGTAATCATTTCTTTATTGATAACTTGGTTAGAGTTTAAAAAAATGGTGGTGAAACACACTTAG
- a CDS encoding SMI1/KNR4 family protein — protein MWEVRYLNAELLDLKLWGEGCRLYQIRQMGDDEICLIQTDDTPQESLCQRWQVVYTERGTVQHLLFEFTDEAEACEFMYREIKTIKHPHLVGLFPTDDDAEQFCQVLTQLQIQFSHDPQGRVRVYDQDIFTVERHFGCQLPLRKWLSVPERIHVTLDRLRKFDPYNRYVQITTNPPIGSETKLSALEAQHGIKLPEVYRTFLLEVCNGGNWERLGNYWSIEEVMANNSAQLWNQPLPEFLAKLRAAKSRDWLKNPGNQQYPGLLRIVDGDNPVRDLFLTQEGYEVEIQGDWIRFCEFSPEQWLKDFLDDIQYGLSPIEGLLAFLRSGKLIRDYPYFHSVNFARLLAETIGLNIDPELTNEQVRVSDEIDYKINQWRIENMGKMRYNFGFNAEQAEMRTQRILERLEYIYNIYYP, from the coding sequence ATGTGGGAAGTCAGATATCTGAATGCAGAGTTACTCGATCTCAAACTTTGGGGCGAAGGCTGTCGCCTGTATCAGATTCGCCAAATGGGTGATGATGAGATTTGCTTGATTCAAACAGATGATACTCCGCAGGAGTCGCTATGCCAACGCTGGCAAGTTGTTTATACCGAGCGTGGTACGGTTCAACATCTGCTGTTTGAATTTACGGATGAGGCTGAAGCTTGTGAGTTTATGTATCGGGAGATAAAGACAATCAAGCATCCCCATCTTGTGGGGCTATTTCCGACTGATGATGATGCAGAGCAATTCTGTCAGGTGTTGACTCAGTTACAAATTCAATTCTCTCACGACCCGCAAGGAAGGGTGAGGGTGTACGATCAAGACATTTTTACAGTGGAGCGTCACTTCGGTTGCCAATTACCCCTGCGAAAATGGTTAAGCGTTCCTGAACGAATTCACGTTACCCTCGATCGATTGCGAAAATTCGATCCATACAATCGCTATGTCCAAATCACGACTAATCCGCCAATTGGTTCTGAAACAAAGTTGAGCGCGTTAGAAGCACAACATGGAATTAAACTGCCTGAAGTTTACAGAACATTTTTGCTAGAAGTCTGCAATGGTGGTAATTGGGAACGGCTAGGAAATTACTGGTCGATTGAGGAAGTTATGGCAAACAATTCTGCTCAACTATGGAATCAGCCTTTACCTGAGTTCCTCGCAAAGTTGAGAGCGGCAAAATCGAGGGATTGGCTCAAAAATCCAGGAAATCAGCAATATCCAGGGTTGTTACGAATTGTCGATGGGGATAATCCTGTGCGCGATTTGTTTCTCACCCAGGAAGGATACGAGGTGGAAATTCAGGGGGATTGGATTCGTTTTTGTGAGTTTTCTCCAGAACAATGGCTCAAGGATTTTCTAGATGATATTCAATATGGGTTATCTCCAATTGAAGGATTACTGGCTTTTCTCCGCTCTGGGAAATTAATTCGAGATTATCCATACTTTCATTCTGTGAATTTTGCCAGACTCCTTGCAGAAACCATCGGACTTAATATCGATCCCGAACTCACGAATGAGCAAGTGAGGGTGAGCGATGAAATAGATTATAAAATCAACCAATGGCGAATTGAGAATATGGGTAAGATGCGGTACAACTTTGGGTTTAATGCGGAACAAGCTGAGATGCGAACGCAACGAATTTTAGAAAGGTTGGAGTACATATACAATATATATTACCCGTGA
- a CDS encoding methyltransferase translates to MTVSESIYAPSNTPFQMTAMEWIHAYWMSRCVYVVAKLGIADLLSESPQHCDTLATVTNTKSDALYRILRALASVGIFAEIKPRYFGLTPLADNLQTNHPESVRAMAILRGEEHYYKAWGDLMYSLQTGDSAFERLYGTDLFEYNDQDSTQGEIFDRAMAESEEENTLVLEAYDFSSIDKLADIGGGKGLSLATILQAYPSMTGILFDRPDVVERAKNSWDLALRNRCEFIGGSFFEEIPTAADAYILKHIIQDWDDERSLTILQRCHQAMKPQSRLLVIDFVIPPGNEFYGSKFIDVNMLVMCPGGRIRTEEEFHTLFQAAGFRITRIIPTESEVSIIEAVREHS, encoded by the coding sequence ATGACTGTATCAGAATCTATCTATGCACCCAGCAATACACCATTTCAAATGACAGCAATGGAATGGATACACGCCTACTGGATGTCGCGGTGTGTTTACGTAGTAGCTAAACTTGGCATTGCAGATTTACTTAGTGAAAGTCCTCAACACTGCGACACTTTAGCAACTGTTACTAATACCAAGAGTGATGCCTTATATCGCATCCTCCGAGCCTTAGCTAGTGTGGGCATTTTTGCAGAGATTAAACCGCGTTATTTTGGGTTAACTCCATTAGCAGATAATTTGCAAACTAACCACCCTGAATCAGTGCGAGCTATGGCAATTTTACGGGGTGAGGAGCATTATTACAAAGCTTGGGGCGATTTGATGTACAGTTTACAAACTGGAGACAGTGCCTTTGAGCGTTTGTATGGTACGGATTTGTTTGAGTATAATGACCAAGATTCTACCCAAGGTGAAATTTTCGATCGCGCAATGGCAGAGTCGGAAGAGGAAAATACTTTAGTATTAGAGGCTTATGATTTTTCCTCTATTGATAAGTTAGCTGATATTGGTGGTGGCAAAGGTCTTTCCCTAGCGACAATTCTCCAAGCCTACCCCAGTATGACAGGGATACTATTTGACCGTCCAGATGTAGTTGAGCGGGCTAAAAATTCCTGGGATTTAGCTTTGAGGAATCGCTGCGAATTTATCGGCGGGAGCTTCTTTGAGGAGATTCCCACAGCAGCAGATGCGTATATTCTCAAGCATATTATCCAAGACTGGGACGATGAGCGATCGCTCACTATTCTCCAACGCTGTCATCAAGCCATGAAACCACAAAGCCGATTATTGGTAATAGACTTTGTCATTCCTCCAGGAAACGAATTTTACGGCAGTAAGTTTATAGACGTAAATATGTTAGTCATGTGTCCAGGCGGACGCATCCGTACTGAAGAAGAATTTCACACACTCTTTCAAGCCGCAGGGTTCAGAATAACTAGAATTATCCCAACTGAATCGGAGGTAAGCATTATTGAGGCAGTTAGAGAACATTCATAA
- a CDS encoding cytochrome P450 has translation MKIPEVNIPLWLNIIKIANNPLNHLDAIAKRYGNIFIINFGETPIVFVSEPQAIKQIFTNTKDIKTPGELNAEAALITGNQGILQLDGLRHKHRRKLMMPAFHGVKMQAQGKLICNLTKQVMDEYLASKTFIAYPTIEEITLQISMKVVLGLQEGERYEKLKYLLPTILKSMRSPIMQTTSFLPFLQKDLGKWSPWGYLLHLRQEIFELLYAEVQERRQQADTSRSDILSELIFARDETGELMTDEEVRDLLLSPLFAAQDASAVAITWLLYWVYRQPQVREQLLQELATLGDSPDPMNIAQLPYLSAVCNEVLRIYPAQLFTFPRRVESPIELMGYDLAPGTLIMGCIYLTHQHPDLYPNPQQFQPERFLEKQYTPYEFFPFGGGARSCIGAALAIFEMKLILATILSNYELALVKKQPEQPKFEGLMCYPASGVKMHISTKTPRPSAETSAPLCV, from the coding sequence ATGAAAATACCTGAAGTAAATATTCCTCTCTGGCTAAACATTATTAAAATAGCCAACAACCCCCTCAATCATCTTGATGCGATCGCCAAAAGATATGGCAACATTTTCATCATTAACTTTGGCGAAACACCCATAGTATTTGTGAGCGAACCCCAAGCCATTAAACAAATTTTTACGAATACAAAAGATATTAAAACCCCTGGTGAATTAAACGCAGAAGCGGCATTAATCACTGGAAATCAAGGTATATTACAACTCGATGGACTACGCCACAAACATCGACGTAAATTAATGATGCCAGCTTTTCATGGTGTAAAAATGCAAGCCCAAGGAAAGCTAATTTGCAACCTGACAAAGCAAGTCATGGATGAATATTTAGCCAGCAAAACCTTCATCGCTTATCCCACCATTGAAGAGATTACCTTGCAAATCAGCATGAAAGTTGTCTTGGGTTTACAAGAGGGAGAACGTTACGAAAAACTCAAATACTTACTTCCCACCATACTTAAGAGTATGCGATCGCCCATCATGCAAACTACCTCTTTTCTACCTTTTCTGCAAAAAGATTTAGGAAAGTGGAGTCCTTGGGGATATCTCCTACACCTCCGTCAAGAAATTTTTGAGCTGCTTTACGCCGAAGTTCAAGAACGCCGTCAACAAGCAGACACCTCCCGCAGCGATATCCTATCCGAGTTAATATTTGCCCGTGATGAGACGGGTGAACTGATGACAGACGAAGAAGTCCGCGATTTGTTACTCTCACCCTTATTCGCCGCGCAAGATGCTTCCGCAGTCGCTATCACTTGGTTATTGTATTGGGTTTATCGCCAACCTCAAGTTCGTGAACAACTGCTACAAGAACTGGCTACCCTTGGCGACTCACCCGATCCCATGAACATCGCCCAACTACCTTATCTCAGTGCTGTTTGTAACGAAGTCCTACGTATTTATCCGGCGCAATTATTCACATTTCCCCGCCGCGTCGAATCCCCAATTGAACTGATGGGTTATGACTTAGCCCCAGGAACCCTCATCATGGGTTGTATTTATCTTACACATCAACATCCAGATTTATACCCAAATCCCCAACAATTCCAACCAGAACGTTTCCTCGAAAAACAATACACCCCTTACGAATTTTTCCCCTTTGGTGGCGGGGCGCGTAGCTGTATTGGTGCAGCCTTAGCCATCTTTGAAATGAAGCTAATCCTAGCAACTATCCTCTCCAACTATGAACTCGCCCTAGTCAAAAAACAACCAGAGCAACCCAAATTTGAAGGTTTAATGTGCTACCCAGCTAGTGGTGTCAAAATGCACATCTCTACCAAAACCCCGCGCCCCTCTGCGGAAACATCCGCTCCACTCTGCGTTTAA
- a CDS encoding orange carotenoid protein N-terminal domain-containing protein, translating into MSSQFNTNSTQNVSESVLKAISDFENLNVDDRLAALYFIYTKMGDSVTPAAPSAANPNLAPILLEDFLDLSDDEQLQIMRDIANRQDTDYSRAYGALTANNQLLVWFTWAEEMGNLVVDIPGDAATATVNKIVSQVENFSFEEQIFILREMAINMGYTDVKPIPTQAETGKTSSL; encoded by the coding sequence ATGTCATCTCAGTTCAACACAAATAGCACCCAGAATGTTTCAGAATCTGTACTCAAAGCTATTAGTGATTTTGAAAATCTCAATGTAGACGATCGACTAGCTGCTCTTTATTTTATTTACACAAAGATGGGAGATTCCGTCACACCTGCTGCTCCAAGTGCTGCAAACCCAAATTTAGCTCCAATCCTATTGGAAGATTTTCTAGACTTATCTGATGACGAACAGCTACAAATTATGCGAGATATAGCCAACCGTCAAGACACAGATTATTCCCGTGCTTATGGTGCTTTAACAGCCAATAACCAGCTTTTAGTTTGGTTTACCTGGGCTGAAGAAATGGGAAATTTGGTGGTAGATATACCTGGTGATGCAGCAACAGCAACAGTAAATAAAATAGTTTCTCAAGTTGAAAATTTCAGCTTTGAAGAGCAAATATTTATATTGCGGGAAATGGCTATAAATATGGGATATACAGATGTGAAGCCAATTCCTACTCAAGCTGAAACTGGTAAAACTTCCAGCCTTTAG